A genomic region of Pseudopipra pipra isolate bDixPip1 chromosome W, bDixPip1.hap1, whole genome shotgun sequence contains the following coding sequences:
- the LOC135405021 gene encoding olfactory receptor 14A16-like, giving the protein MSNCSSMAQFLLLAFSDRRELQLLHFWLFLAISLAALLANGLILSAVACDHHLHTPMGFFLLNLSLTDLGCICTTVPKAMHNSLWDTTTISYMGCAAQVFSFMFLITAEYCLLTIMCYDRYVAICKPLHYGTLLGSRACAHMAAAAWATGFLNSLLHTANTFSLPLCQGNALGQFFCEVPQILKLSCSKSQLRELGLLLVTACLVFGCFVFIVFSYVQIFRAVLRIPSQQGRHKAFSTCLPHLAVVSLFVSTGTFAYLKPPSISFPSLDLALSVLYSVVPPALNPFIYSFRNQELKDALRKTMTGRFSGAIKCRVSGA; this is encoded by the coding sequence atgtccaactgcagctccatggcccagttcctcctcctggcattctcagacaggcgggagctgcagctcctgcacttctggctcttcctggccatctccctggctgccctcctggccaacggcctcatcctcagcgcagtagcctgtgaccaccacctgcacacccccatgggcttcttcctgctcaacctctccctcacagacctgggctgcatctgcaccactgtccccaaagccatgcacaattccctctgggacaccacaaccatctcctacatgggatgtgcggcacaggttttttcctttatgtttcTCATCACAGCAGAGTATTgcctcctcaccatcatgtgctacgaccgctacgttgccatctgcaaacccctgcactacgggaccctcctgggcagcagagcttgtgcccacatggcagcagctgcctgggccactgggtttctcaaTTCTCTgttgcacacagccaatacattttccctgcccctgtgccagggcaatgccctgggtCAGTTCTTCTGTGAGGTTCCTCAGATTCTCAAGCTTTCGTGCTCCAAATCCCAGCTCAGGGAACTTGGTCTTTTACTGGTTACTGCctgtttagtgtttggttgttttgttttcattgttttctcctatgtgcagatcttcagggctgtgctgaggatcccctctcaacagggacggcacaaagccttttccacgtgcctccctcacctggccgtggtctccctgtttgtcagcactggcacaTTTGCCTACCtaaagcccccctccatctctttcccatccctggatctggcactatcagttctgtactcagtggtgcctccagcactgaaccccttcatctatagcttcaggaaccaggagctcaaggatgccctgagaaaaaCGATGACTGGAcgcttttcaggagcaataaagtgccgGGTTTCTGgtgcatag